From Lycium ferocissimum isolate CSIRO_LF1 unplaced genomic scaffold, AGI_CSIRO_Lferr_CH_V1 ctg2886, whole genome shotgun sequence, the proteins below share one genomic window:
- the LOC132043829 gene encoding uncharacterized protein LOC132043829 gives MEGKQHLQSVIAKLMGLEELPPKLPIPSNKKIRVLSESYLQKTASIGLREKSSVLVGRSNTQKQQEVVKVFETHTYSHEKLSQTAAKAKKQKYTDSFVKESDGISGDLLSDSGDLPRYLRQAYGLPTKRYCQVSRLCYDPVHLAGPNNVSVSKIASMSTRTTVGDTTRSLPNGPVDDEEAEGEGVVNSVEPLGNSFGVPRAIAQKSPHSVWDHSCKPIARALKVNESFLKAVALKLPSSRGDGSLHSFANKESKKQITEGWKLTSACQEIEVGHTLGEMHELETRPQYIDNKHSFLRIRGSGSCSRLCISGPKYECSRSSPLDSRVASGNPKDRISIEGSKYDWHLRKKEIVDSSPWKLKQKAGLECRDLSSVLDQSSGSISACISSAYGQPEKEITLEKDSLYRGSKPHCSNANAGNITSSSRITDELQSESHSYIKDGNASIIPVGQESWNEAHEIGALSAKHTTVDRKSPKNPRETNQASPNSVLEPPFKEEKLCASELNDRHADLCYVAMQLELLDTISEETYSVSQGMMFLKERLLIYVERIRRY, from the exons ATGGAGGGGAAGCAGCATTTGCAAAGCGTTATCGCCAAGCTTATGGGACTTGAAGAGCTTCCACCTAAGCTGCCTATCCCtagtaataagaaaataagagTGCTCTCAGAGAGCTATCTTCAGAAAACGGCTTCAATAGGTTTACGAGAAAAGAGCTCAGTTTTAGTTGGCCGTTCCAACACACAGAAGCAGCAAGAAGTTGTAAAGGTATTCGAAACTCACACCTATagccatgaaaagttaagccaAACTGCCGCCAAGGCCAAGAAGCAAAAGTATACCGATTCTTTTGTTAAGGAATCTGATGGTATTTCTGGAGATTTACTTTCTGATAGTGGTGACTTACCAAGATATCTTCGGCAGGCATATGGATTACCAACCAAGCGTTATTGTCAGGTTTCTAGATTGTGTTATGACCCAGTTCATTTAGCTGGTCCCAACAATGTAAGCGTCAGCAAAATAGCCAGTATGTCTACCAGAACTACTGTTGGAGATACTACGAGATCACTTCCAAATGGGCCAGTAGATGATGAGGAGGCAGAGGGAGAAGGTGTTGTTAATAGTGTGGAGCCTCTAGGAAATAGTTTTGGAGTTCCAAGGGCAATTGCACAGAAATCACCCCACTCTGTATGGGACCATAGTTGTAAACCTATAGCTAGAGCATTAAAGGTTAATGAGTCTTTTCTCAAGGCTGTGGCACTGAAGCTACCTTCCTCAAGAGGAGATGGTTCTCTTCATTCCTTTGCAAACAAAGAATCGAAGAAACAAATCACTGAAGGATGGAAACTGACGAGTGCTTGTCAAGAAATTGAAGTAGGTCACACTCTTGGAGAAATGCATGAGTTGGAAACAAGGCCACAATATATAGATAACAAACATAGCTTTCTGCGCATTAGGGGATCAGGGTCATGTAGTCGTTTGTGTATCAGTGGTCCAAAGTATGAGTGTAGTAGGAGTTCACCACTTGATTCTAGAGTAGCCTCTGGAAATCCTAAAGACAGGATCAGCATTGAAGGATCTAAATATGACTGGCATctgaggaaaaaagaaattgttgATTCTAGCCCTTGGAAGCTAAAGCAGAAAGCCGGTTTAGAATGTAGAGACTTGAGTTCTGTGCTTGATCAGTCATCTGGTTCCATTAGTGCTTGCATAAGCTCAGCATACGGCCAGCCTGAAAAGGAGATTACGTTAGAGAAAGACAGTCTGTATAGAGGCAGCAAACCACACTGCTCAAATGCAAATGCAGGAAACATCACAAGTTCTTCCAGGATCACTGACGAGCTCCAATCTGAAAGTCATTCATATATAAAAGATGGCAATGCTTCTATCATTCCTGTTGGACAG GAATCGTGGAATGAAGCACATGAAATAGGAGCACTTTCTGCCAAACACACTACGGTTGACCGAAAATCTCCTAAGAATCCTAGAGAAACCAATCAAGCTAGTCCAAATTCAGTTCTGGAGCCACCTTTCAAGGAGGAGAAGCTCTGTGCCTCTGAATTGAATGATAGACATGCTGATCTATGCT ATGTTGCAATGCAACTTGAGCTTCTTGATACCATCTCAGAAGAAACATATTCAGTGTCTCAAGGGATGATGTTTCTGAAAGAGCGTCTCTTGATCTATGTCGAGAGAATAAGAAGATATTGA